Proteins found in one Magnolia sinica isolate HGM2019 chromosome 5, MsV1, whole genome shotgun sequence genomic segment:
- the LOC131245872 gene encoding uncharacterized protein LOC131245872 isoform X1, whose translation MLNKEFQYQNMGLFKVYVRNLLSSKIHTCCKHAYRDGWLDEVVLRHLGVEDGNTVIAKDIRFGFALALLSPIFLLVFNHTIWCICILLLAFVSYKIHDSLRLSDLVGCIYNG comes from the exons ATGCTCAACAAGGAATTCCAATATCAGAATATGGG aCTATTCAAAGTCTATGTTCGTAACTTGCTCAGCTCCAAGATACATACATGTTGCAAG CATGCATACCGTGATGGCTGGTTAGATGAAGTGGTACTACGCCATCTTGGCGTTGAAGATGGAAACACTGTGATAGCTAAAGATATCAGGTTTGGCTTTGCTTTGGCATTGCTTTCTCCAATTTTTCTTTTGGTATTCAATCACACAATCTGGTGCATCTGTATCCTTCTGCTTGCATTTGTTTCTTACAAAATTCATGATTCTTTAAGGCTCTCAGACTTAGTAGGTTGCATCTATAATGGGTGA
- the LOC131245872 gene encoding uncharacterized protein LOC131245872 isoform X2, translating into MMIVRMKPLFRLFKVYVRNLLSSKIHTCCKHAYRDGWLDEVVLRHLGVEDGNTVIAKDIRFGFALALLSPIFLLVFNHTIWCICILLLAFVSYKIHDSLRLSDLVGCIYNG; encoded by the exons ATGATGATTGTAAGAATGAAACCGCTATTCAG aCTATTCAAAGTCTATGTTCGTAACTTGCTCAGCTCCAAGATACATACATGTTGCAAG CATGCATACCGTGATGGCTGGTTAGATGAAGTGGTACTACGCCATCTTGGCGTTGAAGATGGAAACACTGTGATAGCTAAAGATATCAGGTTTGGCTTTGCTTTGGCATTGCTTTCTCCAATTTTTCTTTTGGTATTCAATCACACAATCTGGTGCATCTGTATCCTTCTGCTTGCATTTGTTTCTTACAAAATTCATGATTCTTTAAGGCTCTCAGACTTAGTAGGTTGCATCTATAATGGGTGA